A portion of the Deltaproteobacteria bacterium genome contains these proteins:
- a CDS encoding prepilin-type N-terminal cleavage/methylation domain-containing protein, whose product MRRGRGGFTLIEIMLALGIFGLVAVTLYGTFSRTLRSKALAEERAGVTRVGRAAVGRMADEIASAYYPRNLPGTAIFRVLPGGSDEAPLDSLVFTALSARPAGLDGRATDQRMLAYFFARDRSGLRRERRTGASVSGEKVTTDGGGGRSGGVDLLADDADDFFAAFGPTPVPPLGAMPRRLLRREATMLDRRALDAARATVFVENVASLAFQFYDGHDWFDVWDSEEANARLPRAVRVDLALYDAAGAIHHFTTAVDLPLADRIVSGGAAAAGRSGKPPSGGTGKPGARVEGGR is encoded by the coding sequence ATGAGGCGCGGACGCGGCGGCTTCACGCTGATCGAGATCATGCTCGCGCTCGGGATCTTCGGGCTCGTGGCCGTGACGCTCTACGGGACGTTCTCGCGGACGCTGCGCTCGAAGGCGCTGGCCGAGGAGCGCGCCGGGGTGACGCGGGTCGGGCGGGCGGCTGTCGGGCGCATGGCGGACGAGATCGCGTCGGCCTACTACCCGCGGAACCTCCCGGGAACCGCGATCTTCCGGGTGCTGCCGGGCGGGAGCGACGAGGCGCCGCTCGACTCCCTGGTGTTCACGGCGCTCTCGGCGCGTCCGGCCGGGCTCGACGGGCGCGCCACCGACCAGCGGATGCTCGCCTACTTCTTCGCGCGGGATCGGAGCGGGCTCCGCCGCGAGCGGCGGACGGGAGCCTCGGTGTCGGGCGAGAAGGTGACGACCGACGGCGGCGGCGGGCGGAGCGGCGGCGTCGATCTTCTCGCGGACGATGCCGACGACTTCTTCGCGGCGTTCGGCCCGACGCCCGTGCCGCCGCTCGGCGCCATGCCGCGTCGCCTGCTCCGGCGCGAGGCGACCATGCTCGATCGCCGCGCGCTCGACGCGGCGCGCGCGACCGTGTTCGTGGAGAACGTCGCGAGCCTCGCCTTCCAGTTCTACGACGGCCACGACTGGTTCGACGTCTGGGACTCCGAGGAGGCGAACGCGCGCCTGCCGCGGGCGGTGCGCGTGGACCTCGCCCTCTACGACGCGGCCGGCGCGATCCACCACTTCACGACCGCCGTCGATCTGCCGCTCGCCGATCGCATCGTGTCGGGTGGGGCCGCGGCGGCAGGCCGGTCCGGGAAGCCGCCGAGCGGTGGAACCGGGAAGCCGGGAGCGCGGGTGGAGGGCGGTCGATGA